The nucleotide window aaaaaaattataatgataaaataaaatgagatgagatattttttgaaaacaaacgacaCCTTAAGCGTTATCTTTCATGCAGTATGGCATCCTGAATTGAATAAGAAGAGCGAGCTAGCTAGCCGTTATatgactaaaaataaataaagaccgGTGCTGGCGGGCCGCCGTACTGATAGCCCAAtttgtagatattttttaaaattatttttaatcattaaaaaaatatatatatatatataactgtactaataattacatttttaattattaaataaaaataattataattaaaataattaaaatattcgaagaataattttaaatggtaattttaagaaggctaaatatcattttctataaataaataaataacaattagcTGGCTAGCTATGCAAGTTGATATCGATGACTCAAAAATGGCGGCCTTTACTGGCGGGGAGAATTAAGCTGGTTGCTCATCCGAATAgaccaacaaattaaaaaaaaaaaaaaaaaatcgaacaCTGCAGTAGTACTCCTCCTCCAAATAGATGGTTGACCAAGTAATTGGcttatgagtttttttaatatttattaagaaaagaGGTGGGAAAAGAAAACTCCGATGCACAATATATACAGAGCGAGGAGCAAGACCAGGATACGAAAAGATCATCGAGGTCTGCAGGCTGCAGACGAGCTTGACCGAATCGGGAAGATCAAGGTATGAATACTAATGTTTTAATATCGTAGTGAAAGTTATACCggtcataaatattttaatatcgaTATCGTTTTATATATCGTTTTGAGGTagtgatatataaataaattatatataaattatattataaaataatagtttatatatgaataaattatatataaatatatatataaattataaataacttaatatGAATTGAGGGTAAAAATTTAAGCtcgtaatttgaaaaaaataaaaattaaaagtcaaaATATCAGCCGGTACAACTAGTATTTAAGTCGGTACGAAACGTATATGGTACTTGTATTGGTCCAGCGGCCAGTACGGCAAATATCGATCGTACCTGTTAATACAATACGGAATTAAAAACAGTGATGAAGACAGCTAGCGAATTAACAATCAAGATCACTGTTCAATTACTTGTTAAGCCCTAAATATTTATAAcgaattatttacgataaaaatatatttattttaataatttttttataaaaaataattaagcataaataaatatatatttttatataaatatatggaaAGCTTTAAAACTGCCggtaaaaatatttagaacaatattatataatcaaaaaataatatagaatctATTTTATGCATCtatcttttatcttatatatagatcaaattttttttatatctcttTTTATATCTCTTTTacaactatatattttataacttattttataataaaaatatgattttgttacTTGGTAAAACCAATTTCAATTTTATGCAAATACCGTCAATTTGAAATAGAGTTGCATGGCAATGTTATAGTTGTAAAACAATTATACGTATGCTTAATTCAGCGTAGAACTCCATTATATGCAAACGAGTTAATGAAGTTTGCATGCTCCCATGCGTTGAAGTTTTCTCTTCAAAAATGGCGGTGTACgtgattgatatatttttaaaaaactcaattaaactatttttaaaataataaaataataataaataaataaaatatttttaaaatactctACTAAACTAGTACAAAATAGCCCGAAGTGTAGGGCGCCTAGCTTGCAAGTTGCATACGTTGACATATCCTTCCGTTGCCTATAAAACCCATGAATCTATGCACCCATCTGGAACATACAACCCAACAGAGATTCATTTGGCCATACACAGCTCCATCATGACTATCCTTGGCTATGCAGTTTTGCTTTTAGGAGttgtctttttccttttccttggCCATTGGAAACGAAAACAAAACTCGCCCATCACAAACTGGCCTGTTGTCGGGATGGTTCCGGGGCTTATTCGAAATGCATCGCAAGTGTACGAATGCACGAACCGGGTTCTAAAGCACTATGGAGGCACTGTCGAGGTTAAGGGCCCTTGGTTTGCTGGTATGGACTTTATTGTCACCAGTGATCCTATGAATATCCACTACATTTTGAGTAAAAACTTTCCCAACTATGGAAAAGGGCCTGAGATCCAGGAGATTTTGGAGCCTCTGGGAGATGGGATTCTCAATTCTGATTCAGATTGGTGGACGTACCAGAGAAAGATGATGCATTCTGTCATTAAAAACAGCAAGTTCGAGCTGTTTTTGGAGAAAATTGTCAGGCAAAAGGTATCGAATTGCCTAATTCCGGTTCTCGAACACCTCTCCAAGCAAGAGAGTGAGGTGGATTTACAAGAAGTTTTCAAGCGGTTCACATTCGATAACAGTTGCCTAATGGTTTTAGGCTTTGATCCAATTTCCCTCTCAGTTGACTTCCCAAAATTTACATATGTCAAGGCTTTCGATGATATGGAAGCGGCAGTCATATACCGACACATCCTGCCAAAATGGTGCTGGAAGTTTCAGAGACGGCTTCAACTCGGACAagagaagaagttgaaaaaagctTGGGAATTGTTTGATGGATTCTTATACAAATGCATCTCATCAAAGCGAGAAGAACTAAGCCGATGCAGAACCCAGTTGGAAGAAGCCGCGGACTTCAACTTGCTGACAGAATACATGATGCATGAGGATAAAGAAGGACGCATGGGAGGTACGGACAAATTTCTAAGGGACACAGCATTTAATCTCATGGCAGCAGGGAGCGACACAGTTGGTTCAGCTCTCACTTGGTTTCTTTGGCTCGTTGCAACGCACCCATCAGTGGAAACAAAGATTTTAGACGAGATGAGGAAGAATGTCATGGTTAAAGATGACAAAAAGGGTGCATGTTTTGGTATAAAAGAGCTAGATAATCTGGTTTATCTCCATGCAGCCTTGTGCGAGGCATTCCGGCTATACCCAGTGATTCCTTTCCATCCGAAAACTGCAGTTAAAGCAGATACTCTTCCAAGCGGCCACCGGGTCGGTCCAAATGGAACGATTGTAATATTTCTGTATGCAATGGGAAGAATGGAGGAACTATGGGGGGAAGATTGCTTGGAGTACAAGCCAGAGAGATGGATATCAGAGCAAGGAGGAATCATATCTGTGCCATCTTACAAATTCTCTTCGTTTGGTGGGGGTCCCAGGAGTTGTTTGGGTAAGGCCATGGCTTTCATTCAGATGAAGATCGTTGTCTCCTCCATCTTATGGAATTATCATGTTCAAGTGGTAGAAGGTCACCCTGTTTTGCCAAGTGTTTCTGTTGTACTTCAAATGAAACACGGTTTGAAGGTgaaaatcaacaaaagaatGGTTTGACTTTGACGcagctattatatatatctctgcattaattaatgtttgaagagaaatattatagctctaaaattattacataaaaataattttataaattaatgtaatttgatgtaatttatcaatttataaaattatttttattataaaatagatatgacaaatcatataaaattattttaatttatgagattatctttatataattcatttatagctataataattttcatacttaaattatgtaagatatttttataatgctGTAGTCAAATCTTGTCAGGCCACAAATTAAAATTGAACGCAGCTTGTAATAAAACtacaatatatatgtttgacaaaaaaagaaattaaatgtcAGCTCAGCTGATAAGATGGACCCTGGCCTTCAACAAGGTCGGTCCATTCAAAAAGATTGGCTGGGGAGCCTGCAAATACAAAATAAGGCATAAGATTTCTCACTGGTAGGTCAAAGTCTTGCATGCCTTATTTGGTTTAGACCGCGCTCCATATATACGTGCGTAAGGTCTGGAATGCTTACCATAATAGGGTTAAACTTATCCTTTCAAAATCAAGTCCATGTAgtttttttatggaaaagtcttcttgcaaGCAAGTTTACGCATCAAATCACATGATATCGATACTGACATGTAAGACATTCATTTAATGAAATGCTATGAATTGAGACGTAACTAATTTTCGTGAGACACTGAATCTTCttattctctcaaaattttcttttttttttttatttttcttttcaataaaaaaagtcatgtcAATGTACGCCGATATGCAGTTTGATGCGCCAAACTGCTTGTACTTAGCAAGGCTCGTTggttatatatcttatttttacattttttttaagaacattttttttcttaattcatttGCCTAAGTttcaatgaaaagaaaaagattttaagaaaatattgatcTTAGATGAAATTGCTCCTtgaatttgtgaaattattatttgttccaaaagtttaagttgattgaaagatatttattttatatattaacactCTCACTCACGTATGAGTTAGACTTTTCCTTAATGAGTGAGCCTAAGACGTgaaacatttaattaaataagataaagtGTAGAGTCAAGATTTGAACTCAGATATTCTGCTCTGATACtatgtgaaatcatcatttgtcccaaaagtttaagctgataGAAAAATgtagatataattatttgtattatatgattaaCATAATTGGTAAAGCCTTATAGCATCAAGGCATTAAAATGATTAACCTACAACTCTTTTGCAACtttatttcaaatgaattataattttgtaaaattaaaatttatttttaatgaaatgacatGCTTAGATTGGTTGAttgtaaaatgaattgtaagaaagttataagaaaattgtaagtGTATCAAAGAATAAATGGTGAATTCTTATGGAgataaaagcacaaaataattgggctaaaaaaatactttatataaaCTAAGGGGACAAGGCATGGTGATTAGAGGTTGAAACTGTTTGCCTAGAGGTGCTATTATCCTTAATCACGGGGGCCTAAATGAGTCCATGAGAAGCCCCTTATACGTCCGGGTCAAATATGGGGGACCATAGGCGTTTCTTCCTCAAGCCATATTCTAACGCCTAACTCCATCAATATAGAGATCATAATTGGCATGAATCTTGTCCCATTAGAATCcattttgattcttttatcACTATTTTGATAGGAGTACTACAGCCACAAATAGTAGGGGTGTTCAACCGGATCCGGATCTGGATATCTGGCCATAACCGGATCTGGATCCGGATGCTaaaatccgggcggttatccgcccggattaatccggatttaatccgggcggataaccggattgaatccggttatccggattgtaaccggatatccggatttaatccggatccgggttataaccggatttaatccggttttaatgttttatttaaaaaaaaaaaaagactttaaaacttgaaaaaaaaaaaaattatagcacTTGTTTAATGTCTTGTTGCCATTTACGAACAATGCTGGAGAAATTAACCTCCAGCATGCATGAACAGCCACCAACCCAGTTGCACCGTGCTCTGCCTAGCCACCACGAAACCAGCTCTGCACAACCCACATGCACGGCCACCTTGCTGGCAGCCATCCACCACTGCGCTACCGCAGCCGTACCCAGCCACCTACACACGGCAGCACCACCATCTGAAGCTCCACCTGCTGCAGTCCTCAGAGTAAACTCCATGCCACTACCATGCACGCAGTCAACCTGCACAGCGCACTGCACCTTGCCCGTGCCCAGCCTCCTCCGCGAACCACCACTTCACGTCTCAGCCACCTCGGTTTCACTACCATGGCACCTCACCTGACCACAACGGACCACCCAGTCACTGCCATGCATCCGCTGACAGCCACGGCAACACCCGCATAAAAGACTCTGTTTTACttctaaaaaacagagcatcattTGAGGATATCGTGGGCCTCAAACCAACCACCCTTCTCGCCATGAAGCTCCTCCACATCCAGAGTTATTGAACTCCACGCTGCACTACTTCTCCACGTCCAGGAAACAACCAACAAGCCACATCTCCATTTCTGCAACCTCATGAAGACCAACAAGCCACCGTAGTGAACTCCACGCTGCACTACTTCTCCATTACACCCGGgcggtttttttttatttttaaatgacccggttacggataaccgggtcaTAGAACCGGATccgtaaccggatccggattctTCTCACCCGCCCGGgtgtaatccgggcggataaccgcccggatgcacccggatttccgggtttcggaccggatccGGAAAAAAACAGGACCGGTTGAACACCCTTAACaaatagatcatataaaaataatctcacaaactaacataatttcatgtgatttgttagatttaattttcatcatatAAGAATGTTTTCAATTGTGTATGAGAATGTATTTTATATTAGGTTTGGCTTACCAGTTGATGCTCGCATAAGAAGAGCGGGTATCAACCTGGTATCTAAATGTGATTGATGTACCTCAGGGGGTTATGAGGATCAAAATCATATCCTTGCATTGGGAAATTTTGCTGAGCAGGTATGGCATATTTGTTCAAATTAGTTGGGAATGCCTTTGCTGGAAGGACAAACTTGGAAACAAAAGATTGAATCTTGGTATAGGCGAGCAAAAAATAATTCTCAGAGTGGACAATTGATTGGAATTCTTCTTGCCATAATCATTTGGAGACTTTGGTGGCGTCGGTGTAAGGCAAGGATGGAGGGGGAGCAAGAGTTGGTACAAGCGGTTTGGAGTTCTATCAAATACTGGTTGGCGCTTGtaggtgaaaaaataaatcaatcttcTGGCTTAAGCCGTTGGGATGAGGATATTCTAAAGTTATTGAATCTGCCTATTAAggttcaaaaacaaaaacatgctCCGATAGTCAACTGGTCTCCACCTCCTTTGGATTGGTTTAAACTCAATGTTGATGGAAGCTCTTTCGGGAACCCAGGGCCTTCAGGTGTGGATGAGCAATCCGTGATCATAGAGGAGATTTGCTTGTTGGGTTTTCAATATTTACAAGTACTCGGTCAAATAATGCTGTAGAGTTTATAGATTTGCTTCAAAGTCTTCGAATAGTGCGATTTCTGGGCCTTCAAAATGTTGAGATTGAGATAGAGATGGATTCTATTTTGGTGATAGAGTGGTTAAGAAAGAAGAGATGTGGCATCTGGTACTTGGAGGATTACTGGGAGGAACTTCTTAATCCATTGGATGGACTCTGTTTTCGCTGTCGGCATATTTATAGGGAATGTAATTCATTGGCAGATGGCTTTGCTCGTCTGGGTGCTTCAAGGGTCTGTAAGGTGTGGTGGAAGCATAGTTCTAAGCTTCCTAGCAGTCTTAGAGGTCATTTTCGTTTGGATAAGGGGGGTTGTTCTTTTATTCGTTTATAAGGTGTTAGGTCTGTAAAGGTTATTTGTTGGTGCTCTGTCTTGGGTCTGTAAGGTGTACCACGGTTTCTCCTCAGCCTTTTATGaggacatttttttaataaggagGCTTGacctccatttaaaaaaaaaaaaaaaaaagatttggctTGAGTCTAGTTCCAACAAGCTTCGATCCAAATCAATGTTAAAGAACAATCTTAATCACAAGATTAGCAACTGATAGAAAGGGTttgtagactttttttttttgagtaaacaaCCTTTCTTCATTCAGTTAAAACATGTGTTGGATACAAGGAGGTATTCCCTCCATTGAaatgctctcctcagagagtTTTAGTGCATCCTTGGCTAGGCAATGGGCAAGACAATTGGACTGTCTTGGTATGTAAAACACAGACCCGAGAGACAAACTTTTTAGTTCAACTTTGGCTTCTTGTAAGATCAGTCCTGTAGAGCTCCAGTCTAAAGTTTCGCTGGTGAGATCCTTAACCACACTCAATGCATCCCCTTCCAAAATTAGCTTTGAAATTCCAATGTGTTTACAAAGCTGTACTGCTCTAAGAGCTGCCACAGATTCAGCAAGTTTGGGATCGGGAATTAGTTTTCTTGGAGCTCTTAGAGTTGCTATTACTCTGCCCTCCCAATTCCTGACTATCACTCCTATCCCCACTTTGCTGTTAGCACGATCTACCGATGCATCCCAATTGGCCTTATACACATTCATAGGGGTTTGTAGACTTATGAGTCGACTTTCTTgttcttaaaattaatagaaatgtCTACTTGGTAAAAgctttttcttttgggggggTGGACGTATTCTAAGACTTATTAAGACGACTGTTCTCGCCGGTTAAACAAGATCATCGTcttagtaattaataattttaaccctttctttcattttcgCGTTAACAACCTATTGCGGCTGTGTAGCTCCTTAATCTCAAGGCACTCAGTACAAGTACAATCGTTGCAATCGATAGACTCTCACGCAATATAACGCCACGTGGATAAAGCTAAATTCTTTTATTCCAATAATACCACCATATACTTTCGAAATGACAAAAATACTCCCGATTGCTGTTGCGAAGCATAATAGCTTATAAATTCAATTTATGACTCGAGTCCACGGAGAAACACACCGAATAGTTTTGGGGGTTGATTAGGGTTTTGCAGAGAgcgaccgagagagagagagagagagagagaatgagcagGAGCTTGGGGATACCAGTGAAGCTACTGCACGAGGCTTCAGGGCACGTGGTGACGGTGGAGCTCAAGAGCGGAGAACTCTACAGAGGTAGCATGATCGAGTGCGAGGACAACTGGAACTGCCAGCTCGAGAACATTACCTACACTGCTAAGGTATTTAAGCCCTACTGTTTGTTTCTTCaaatagttcttttttttttcttttggtggtCTGGATTGATTTCCTGCTGCTATTGAAGCCCGATGTGGATCTGGTTGCTTTAGTTGTTTTCTTAGTTGCATTTCTTAAATCCTAATACAAAATCAGGTTGCATTACTCCCACAGGAGACATTTTTAAACCCGTTATTGGTTGTTCAGGTAGTTATGCTTCATGAAAATGTCGTGTTCTCTGTGGTTTATTCTAAAAGCGTCGGTCATGATGGATATACCTGAGAAAATTCTAGGCCGCTTGTGCTTTGAATGATCGGTCTGAATATACTTGATTCATAAGTATTTGATGATTTCAGAGGTTGAATTGGGGAAATGtttactcactttttcaaaaggagttgCACGGCGATTGGGCACTCTATgactgaaaatatcatttctcatgtgGAAATACCTGCAAAGTATGGTGGCTATAGAATAACAAAATGACTTGATAGCTTAGGGGTGAATTGCTGGTCTATCATCTCGCTTTACAGAAGCTCATGTTAACCTCATGTGTCA belongs to Juglans regia cultivar Chandler chromosome 8, Walnut 2.0, whole genome shotgun sequence and includes:
- the LOC108982198 gene encoding alkane hydroxylase MAH1-like — its product is MHPSGTYNPTEIHLAIHSSIMTILGYAVLLLGVVFFLFLGHWKRKQNSPITNWPVVGMVPGLIRNASQVYECTNRVLKHYGGTVEVKGPWFAGMDFIVTSDPMNIHYILSKNFPNYGKGPEIQEILEPLGDGILNSDSDWWTYQRKMMHSVIKNSKFELFLEKIVRQKVSNCLIPVLEHLSKQESEVDLQEVFKRFTFDNSCLMVLGFDPISLSVDFPKFTYVKAFDDMEAAVIYRHILPKWCWKFQRRLQLGQEKKLKKAWELFDGFLYKCISSKREELSRCRTQLEEAADFNLLTEYMMHEDKEGRMGGTDKFLRDTAFNLMAAGSDTVGSALTWFLWLVATHPSVETKILDEMRKNVMVKDDKKGACFGIKELDNLVYLHAALCEAFRLYPVIPFHPKTAVKADTLPSGHRVGPNGTIVIFLYAMGRMEELWGEDCLEYKPERWISEQGGIISVPSYKFSSFGGGPRSCLGKAMAFIQMKIVVSSILWNYHVQVVEGHPVLPSVSVVLQMKHGLKVKINKRMV
- the LOC108982193 gene encoding uncharacterized protein LOC108982193, which produces MNVYKANWDASVDRANSKVGIGVIVRNWEGRVIATLRAPRKLIPDPKLAESVAALRAVQLCKHIGISKLILEGDALSVVKDLTSETLDWSSTGLILQEAKVELKSLSLGSVFYIPRQSNCLAHCLAKDALKLSEESISMEGIPPCIQHMF